In Marivirga salinae, a single window of DNA contains:
- a CDS encoding DUF6728 family protein, producing MKEQRDLEDLNKDTSSDWKNYFQLGAVLGYFKRLFGKKDPNAPSNFNLKMMHGINKISIVMFLIAIIVMVTRAIMRS from the coding sequence ATGAAAGAGCAGCGAGATTTAGAGGATTTGAATAAGGATACATCTTCAGATTGGAAAAATTATTTTCAATTAGGTGCTGTACTTGGTTATTTCAAAAGATTATTTGGAAAAAAAGATCCAAATGCACCAAGTAATTTCAATTTAAAGATGATGCATGGCATCAATAAGATATCTATTGTCATGTTCCTTATTGCAATAATTGTAATGGTTACAAGAGCAATTATGCGATCTTAA
- a CDS encoding OmpA family protein, with protein sequence MRNFLPLLLILFTLTAQAQDKITTEGMPGDVNSRFQDVRPIISDDGKKLYLNRRFHPENIRGDKDFQDVWVSEYDPRGIWTKPKNLGKDFNDKKANDLVRASKNDDSLIFVNAKYRGISSELALFTKGSTDPKELPIDGFYNNNTYVDYDYNFKHKVILMAVERKDSEGNQDLYYSVYQENAKAFSTPMHMGGKINSEEADFAPFLTNDGNTLFFASYGHKGEGSADLFMSHRTGDGWDEWTEPENLGNVINTKYEETFVSIDPSFDYLYYDSYPSGAENRNIWRATLSEEIKDKIIKARDRNKQKEQAQEKEEEIIQEPQAEETIAENNLEVKEKGTVNNTKAEPNTEELNTNESTIAMNQSNPDAVSIDQEMDYVKEKERNNQGFLSQLGEKLGIGGKDESIGLIDAGAKGQKINRNIYFKFDSDKLQGKFNSLLDKISEDLENNPQVKILIEGHTDAIGGEDVNIDLSCNRANNVKDALIAKGINQYRIEISCEGKERPIATNDDEFEGRELNRRVEFYLF encoded by the coding sequence TTGAGAAATTTTCTACCGCTTTTATTAATTTTATTTACGCTTACTGCACAGGCACAAGATAAAATAACAACAGAAGGGATGCCCGGTGATGTAAACAGCAGATTCCAGGATGTACGCCCCATTATTTCTGATGATGGTAAAAAATTATATCTCAACCGTAGATTCCATCCAGAAAACATTCGAGGAGATAAAGACTTTCAAGACGTTTGGGTAAGTGAATATGATCCTAGAGGCATCTGGACTAAGCCTAAAAATTTAGGTAAAGATTTTAATGATAAAAAAGCAAATGACTTAGTAAGAGCTAGTAAAAATGATGACTCTCTCATTTTTGTGAATGCTAAATATAGAGGCATTAGTTCTGAATTAGCACTTTTCACTAAAGGAAGTACCGACCCAAAAGAATTACCCATTGATGGGTTTTACAATAACAACACATACGTTGATTATGATTATAATTTCAAACATAAGGTGATTTTAATGGCGGTTGAAAGAAAAGACTCTGAGGGAAATCAGGATTTATATTACAGTGTTTATCAGGAGAATGCTAAAGCATTTAGTACTCCCATGCATATGGGGGGAAAAATTAATAGTGAAGAGGCAGATTTTGCACCCTTTTTAACAAATGATGGTAATACATTATTTTTTGCAAGTTATGGACACAAAGGAGAAGGATCTGCAGATTTATTTATGAGTCACCGAACTGGTGATGGATGGGATGAATGGACAGAACCTGAAAATTTAGGCAATGTCATCAATACAAAATATGAAGAAACCTTTGTGTCGATTGATCCAAGCTTTGATTACCTATATTATGATTCTTATCCATCTGGTGCAGAAAATAGAAATATTTGGAGAGCAACTCTTTCAGAAGAAATAAAAGATAAAATAATCAAAGCTAGAGATCGAAATAAGCAAAAGGAGCAGGCGCAAGAAAAAGAGGAAGAAATAATCCAAGAACCTCAAGCTGAAGAAACTATTGCTGAAAATAATTTGGAGGTGAAAGAAAAAGGTACTGTTAATAATACTAAAGCAGAGCCTAATACTGAAGAACTAAACACCAATGAGTCTACTATTGCTATGAATCAATCAAATCCAGATGCTGTGTCGATTGATCAAGAAATGGATTACGTAAAAGAGAAAGAAAGAAATAATCAAGGATTTTTATCACAACTTGGAGAGAAACTCGGAATCGGTGGAAAGGATGAATCAATTGGATTAATAGATGCTGGTGCAAAAGGCCAAAAAATTAATCGAAATATTTATTTCAAATTTGATTCAGACAAATTGCAAGGAAAATTTAATAGTCTTTTGGACAAAATAAGTGAAGATCTTGAAAATAATCCCCAAGTAAAAATATTAATAGAAGGACATACCGATGCAATTGGAGGAGAAGACGTTAATATTGATTTGTCTTGTAATCGAGCAAATAATGTAAAAGATGCTCTAATTGCTAAAGGTATTAATCAATACAGAATAGAAATTAGTTGCGAAGGGAAAGAACGACCTATCGCCACAAATGATGATGAATTTGAAGGTAGAGAACTTAACAGAAGAGTAGAATTCTACTTATTTTGA
- a CDS encoding MmcQ/YjbR family DNA-binding protein, producing the protein MNIEEFRNFCIQKYGVTEELPFDENTLVFKVMGKMFALIDVDLFKSVNLKCDPEEAIKLREKYEAVKAGYHMNKKHWNTIEFDGSLSDKEIFHWVNHSYDLVVSKLPKKLREEVDQNK; encoded by the coding sequence ATGAATATTGAAGAGTTTCGAAATTTCTGCATTCAAAAATATGGAGTTACCGAAGAGTTACCCTTTGATGAAAATACATTGGTTTTCAAAGTAATGGGTAAAATGTTCGCTTTGATAGATGTAGATTTATTTAAAAGTGTGAATTTGAAATGTGATCCTGAAGAGGCTATTAAATTGCGTGAAAAGTATGAAGCTGTAAAAGCAGGGTATCACATGAATAAAAAGCATTGGAATACTATTGAGTTTGATGGTTCCTTATCAGATAAGGAAATTTTCCATTGGGTAAACCACAGTTATGATTTAGTAGTTTCTAAGTTACCAAAAAAGCTTAGAGAGGAAGTAGATCAAAATAAGTAG
- the ispG gene encoding (E)-4-hydroxy-3-methylbut-2-enyl-diphosphate synthase, protein MEISTKNFQQYCNSLVAYKRRKTIPVKIGDVTIGGDNPIVLQSMTTIDTMDTEGSIEQSIRMIEAGCQLVRITAPSIKEAENLRAIKEGLKKRGYNTPLVADIHFTPNAAELAAKIVEKVRVNPGNYADKKKFENIEYTDDSYKAELDRIKKRFKPLVKICKEHGTAIRIGTNHGSLSDRIMSRYGDTPFGMVESALEFIRICEEMEFYDIVVSMKSSNPQVMVQAYRLLVQKLDEEGLKPYPLHLGVTEAGEAEDGRIKSSVGIGTLLEDGLGDTIRVSLTEEPEEEIPVAKVLADRYNDRAKHDEIPFIDNCLFNPYEYEKRNSRQVANIGGKEVPIVMADFSLKQNITPASFFGVGYNYSVPLDKWSISDFACDYIFTNDKTVDFEIPGTLGIVYSHKTWLQEKHKERRFPFINPKDYLSGVETHSKLNFIYAILSDLSAEFIAKLKNDPTAVLLIDTYNKHGMAEQRRLFMELMQKACDVPVVIGKAYQDLSLEKLQLYSATDMGGLLIDGFGDGVFIAAENCGGDKAINETAFNILQASRTRISKTEYISCPSCGRTLFDLQETTAMIRNRTNHLKGVKIGIMGCIVNGPGEMADADYGYVGSGKGKITLYKGQEVMKRGVPSEKAVDELIEIIRQDGKWLEPETV, encoded by the coding sequence ATGGAAATCTCAACTAAAAATTTTCAACAATATTGTAATAGTTTAGTCGCTTATAAGCGCAGAAAAACAATTCCAGTTAAGATTGGTGATGTAACAATTGGAGGGGATAATCCGATTGTATTGCAATCGATGACCACTATTGACACAATGGATACTGAAGGTTCCATAGAGCAGTCCATCAGAATGATTGAGGCAGGATGTCAGCTGGTAAGAATTACTGCTCCTTCCATTAAAGAGGCAGAAAACCTTAGAGCCATTAAAGAAGGTTTAAAGAAAAGAGGTTACAATACTCCTTTGGTTGCCGATATCCATTTCACACCAAATGCAGCAGAATTAGCTGCAAAAATAGTTGAAAAAGTAAGAGTCAATCCTGGCAATTATGCTGATAAAAAGAAATTTGAAAACATAGAGTATACAGACGATAGTTATAAGGCAGAACTGGATCGGATTAAAAAACGATTTAAGCCATTAGTTAAAATCTGTAAAGAGCATGGTACTGCAATAAGAATTGGTACAAATCACGGTTCACTTTCAGATCGAATTATGAGCCGCTATGGAGATACACCATTTGGAATGGTGGAATCTGCATTAGAATTTATCAGAATCTGTGAGGAAATGGAATTCTATGATATAGTAGTTTCTATGAAATCCAGCAATCCACAGGTGATGGTGCAGGCGTATAGATTATTGGTGCAAAAGCTTGATGAGGAAGGCTTAAAACCTTATCCATTGCACTTAGGTGTAACTGAAGCTGGTGAAGCTGAAGATGGAAGAATCAAAAGCTCTGTGGGTATTGGGACTTTGCTTGAAGACGGTTTAGGGGATACTATTAGGGTTTCCTTAACAGAAGAACCTGAAGAAGAAATTCCAGTTGCCAAGGTATTAGCAGATCGTTACAATGACAGAGCAAAACATGATGAAATTCCATTTATAGATAATTGTCTGTTCAATCCTTATGAATATGAAAAAAGAAATAGCAGGCAAGTTGCAAATATAGGCGGTAAAGAAGTGCCTATTGTAATGGCTGATTTTTCTTTAAAACAGAATATTACACCCGCTTCATTTTTCGGAGTAGGTTATAATTACTCAGTTCCTTTAGATAAATGGTCAATCTCAGACTTTGCATGCGATTATATTTTTACTAATGATAAGACAGTTGATTTTGAAATTCCAGGCACATTAGGGATTGTATATTCCCATAAAACTTGGCTTCAGGAAAAACATAAAGAACGAAGATTCCCTTTTATCAATCCAAAAGACTATTTATCTGGTGTTGAAACTCACTCTAAATTAAACTTCATTTACGCTATTTTATCAGATTTATCGGCTGAGTTTATAGCGAAATTAAAAAATGACCCAACCGCTGTTTTATTAATTGATACTTATAATAAACATGGAATGGCTGAGCAACGAAGGTTGTTTATGGAGTTGATGCAGAAAGCGTGTGATGTACCAGTTGTAATTGGTAAGGCTTACCAAGATTTATCATTGGAAAAACTTCAATTATATTCTGCTACAGATATGGGCGGTTTGCTGATTGATGGTTTTGGCGATGGGGTATTTATTGCAGCTGAAAACTGTGGAGGTGATAAAGCTATCAATGAAACGGCTTTTAATATTTTACAAGCTAGCAGAACCAGAATTTCCAAAACAGAATATATTTCTTGCCCTTCATGTGGTAGAACATTGTTCGATTTGCAGGAAACCACTGCTATGATCAGAAATAGAACTAATCATTTGAAGGGTGTTAAGATAGGAATTATGGGCTGTATTGTAAATGGTCCAGGTGAGATGGCTGATGCAGATTACGGTTATGTAGGCTCAGGAAAAGGAAAAATTACCTTATATAAAGGACAAGAAGTCATGAAAAGGGGAGTGCCTTCTGAAAAAGCAGTGGATGAATTAATAGAAATAATCAGACAAGATGGTAAATGGTTAGAACCAGAAACGGTTTAA